TCCAAGTAACATCAGACTTTGCAAATGCACTTGTATGCACAGTTGATGTTAAAACTAATAAAAGAGCCATAAAAAAGGCTCTTAGTCTGTTCGTATTAAATTTCTTCATTATGAATGTTCTCCTTTTCTTTTAATTTTTCTTCTCTTTTTCTATCATTAATTTTCTCCATTAATTCTTCCAAGCTAATATTGTTCCTCCTAAGAGTAACAATTATTTCTTCATTTTCAACTTGTATTTCTTCGTCGCAAATTTCCTTGTATTTTGCATTTAAATCTTTTAACTTCTCTTCTATTTTTTTCTTTTTGTTCCTAATACTTACAAGCTTTTTGTTCACATAATATCTCCCTTCTATCTTGGTCTTCCAAATCCATAAAAGTGTGATTTCCAATATTTTGAATTTATTGATGTGTATTGAATTGGATCTCCTGCGTGAATCATCATTCCGTTACCTGCATATATTCCTACGTGAGATATTGGAGTTCCACTGTTATATGTTGAGTGGAAAAATATAATATCTCCAGGTTGAGCTTCACTTGGACTTACTGGATTACAATAGTCTTTGTATATTCTCCATGCAGTTGTTCTTGGCATTCTCTTTACACCAGACTTTGTAAATGACCAACATACAAAACCTGAACAGTCAAAGTTAGATGGTCCACTTGCTCCAAACACATATCTTTTGCCTATATGTTTTTCTGCTTCATTAAATAAGGCTTTGGTAGTTTCAGAATCAAAAGCAAGACCAGGATTTCCAAAGTTTGGATTGTCTACTATTTCTCCTAAGTCCCCATTACCTGATCCAAAAACATCTCCCATATTTCCCTTAGCTTCAAGAAGAGCTTCATAATGAACTACATTATCTGGATAATCTTTAAATATTTCCCTAACAACTTCATCCATTTCTTTTTTCTTTAAAGTTACAATTAACTTTTTATATTCGTACTCTTCTTTTTCATAGCTAGTATAAGGATTGCCACGACTATCATATCTAGTTTTTGCTACTGTTCTTGTTCTAATTTCAATTTCTTCCTTAAAATCAAGTTTATACATCTTATCGAAAAGCTCTTTTAAAATTCCTTTTACTTCAGTTGCTGATTTTACTTCTCCACATCTTGAAGTTATATAGGATAAAAGTTCATGGGTATTATGACCAATTTCACCTTCTTTGTTTATGATGTATTCGTCATATCCAGGATGACTTGTTTTTACACTTTCGATTTGTGATTGTAGGTCATACTCCATTGATGAAAATTCTTGATTTACTTCACTTAGAACTGTGTCTTGTGATAGGTATGTTGTTGTCATTACTGAGTTAACAGAGTTACTTAATCCACTCATACCAACACTTCCACCACCAATCATGATTGATAGCATAAGACCTAGCCCTATTACTAGAAATAAAACCATCTTACTTTTTCTTACAATTAGCTCTTTAGAAGCCTTGCCTAAACTTAAAATAGCTTTTTTAACCCTATCTACCAGTCTTGTTTCGTGCTTTTTAGCTATCATGCTCTTCATTTGTTTTCTCTGGTAAAACTTCTTAAACCTATTTTTCTTTATATAGGCGTCTGACTTTTTTAAATCTTCCAAGCCACTTTTAAACTCCAACTTGCTTTTTCTCTTTTTTATTTTCTTATCAAGTTTAGATAGCTTTTTTAAGGACTTTTTCTTTTTATCTAGCTTATACTTCCTTATTCCATGCTGGAGCTTAGAGCTTACATTAGCGGCCTTTTCTCCAGATTCTACACCAGTATTATCAGATCCTGAACTTAGATAATCTCTCACTAACTCTGAAGACTTAGCTCCAGATAATAAAACCCCAGAAGATAGACTTCCTTTAGTTTTATTCTTTAAGATATTATCCTTTAGCTTGCTTTTAGACTTTTCAAGCTCTCCAATCTTTTTATCTGAGATAAAGTCTTTAACATCTTGTGCTTTCTTAGAATCTTTCGTTAAAAATTTCTTAGATTCATTTTTTAAGTCATCGATTTTCTTTCGAGTAAATTTATCACTCTCATAATTTTTTCTTTTGTAGTAGGTCTTCTTTTTATTAACTTTCCTTTGTTCTGAAGATTTAAGACTTGTTTCCTTTTCATCTTTTATAAATTCAAGATTATTGTCTTTAACCTCAGAATTGTCAAAAGTCTTATCTGTATCAACTACGCTTAGCTTATTTTCTTTATCTATTTCATTAGAAATTTTTCCCTTATCTCTAAACTTTTTTTCTTGATAAAGCTTCTGCTTTTGCTTTTTATCGATATTAGTATTACTTTCGTTCTTGCTTACTTCATCTAAAACATGCTTATCTTTTCTATATATTCTCTTGCTTTTCTTTGCTTCAATAGGTTTATCTTCACTTGTATGGATTCGCTTAGACTCTTTCTCGTTGATTTTGTCTTGGAATTTATCCTTACTATGGATAAGTTTATCCTCATAATTTTTAAGAACTTGTCTTTTTCTTGATGTCTTTTTATTACTTATTGGTTGAGCCTTAGCTGAAATATCATCTGTTGTTAGTTTATTAGAATTAATATTTCTACTGTTTTCACTATCAAAATTTACTTTTTTAAAGTCTACATCAAGTTTAAAGCTTTCATCTGTCTTTATTTCAAGATTAGCTTGTTTTATTTCTTCAGCCTTATCCTTATTATCTAAAGCTTCTTTTCTAATTCTTTCCTTGTTTTTAGACTTCTGAAAATCTTTTAGTTTATCTTGTTTTTGCTCTTTAGATAATACATTCTCATGAATAAGTTTAGATTCTTTTTCTGAAATTTTATCTCCGAACCTATCCTTTGTCTTAATAATCTTATTAGTATAATCATCTGAATGAACAAGTTTACTATCAATATTCTGTTCAGGAGCGTCCCTATTTCGTATAATTTTCTTTTGAAAATCTTTTTTTAGTTTTTTATCCATATCACACCTACTTAGCTTCTTCTGGTTTTGTTGTCATTAGCTTATATAACATGGTGTCTTTAGGGAATTTATCTATAAAGGGAACAATAGTATTTCCGAAGAATAATAATCCCTCACCTGCATTTGAATTAGTTATATAGTTTAGCTGATAAGGCGATATTTTTAGTTTCTTTGCAAGTATATCTCTATCTCCAGATGCTTGATTTAACATTAGAACAAAGTCTGTATTATCAAAGATATTTTCAATTTCCTGACTTGTTAAAAGGTCTTTTACGTTTTGAGTTATACCTGTTGGAATACCTCCCCATTTTCTAAATCTTTTCCATATTTCTACAGAATATGAAGCAGTTTGTGGGTCTTTTAATAAAAGGTGGAACTCATCTATATAGTATCTTGTAGACTTGCTTCCTCTATTTAGGGAAACCTTGTTCCAAACTTGATCTTGAATTACAAGCATACCTATTTTTTTAAGTTGTGTTCCTAGCTCTTTTATATCAAAACAGAGCAGTTGCCTATTTAGATCAACATTTGACCTATTATTAAATACATTAAGACTTCCCTTAACATAAATTTCCATTTCTGTTGCTAGTTTTCTACCAACTCCCTCTTCTTGAGATAGGAGCATATCGTATAAATCTCCTAATATTGGCATATTTTCTGGTTTAGGGTCTTCAAAATATTTCTGATATATCTTTGGTAAGCACCTATCTATAACAGATTTTTCTGCAGCAGTAAGACCAGATCCTCCTACTACAAGTTCAAGCATAGACATAATGAAGTTTGCCTTATCCTTTAAAGGTGCGTCCCCATCTCCATAGTTCATATTAATATCTAATGGATTTAGGTAGTCCTTTGATTTTGCCGAAACTTTAATAACTTCTCCATTAAATTGTTTTACAAGGTTTGAATACTCGCCCTCAGGATCACAAATAATTACATCATCATCTGTGACAAGAATTGCATTTGCCATCTCTCTCTTTGCCGAGAAAGATTTACCAGAACCTGGTGTTCCTAATATTAGTCCGTTAGGGTTCTTTAGTTTCTTCCTATCTGCCATAATCAAGTTTTGGCTAAGGGCATTTAAGCCATAATACAAAGAATTTGCCGAATCAATAAATAGCTCTTCTGTTGTAAAAGGCATAAAGACTGCCGTTGATGATGAAGTTAAAAATCTTTTTATCTCGACTTGATTAATTCCTAGAGGTAAGACAGAAACAAGTCCTTGTTCTTGTTGATGAGATAATCTTTTTACCTGACAATTATGTCTGTTTGCAATTGATGATATTTGAGCAATAGTGTTTTCTAATTTTTGATTAGTCCTAGCAAAATTCATCATTACTATGGTAACTACAAAGAGCCTTTCATCTCTATTTTGTAAGTCAGATAACATGGACTTAACATCCGCCCCAAAAGTATTTATATCTGATGGAATAATATCCATATCATATCCAGCACGAACTGCTTTCTTTTGTTCTTCAATTTTCATTCTATCCAGGTCTGTGTTTTTTCTCTTAATGAGTTTAATAGCTTCTGCTTGTTCAACTACATCTATATGAAAAGCTACATAAATATTGTCATCAATATCTAAAAACTCAGATAACATTCTGTCTGATAGCTCACTTGCAAGTATTTGAAAATGGCTTACTGCTCCAATATATTTCCCAAATTTAAAACTATTTGCTGGTGAAAAATTAAAGATATTTGGAGTTATATGTGATTTTGTAGACTCTTTCTTCTTCAAATCTTTATATGAAAAATCAAAGTTTTTATCTGGATTTAACATATCGTGAACAAGTCTTAGTCTTTCTTCGCCATCAAGGCTTTCTGCTCTTACTCCCATAGATTTAAAGTTAGATAAAATATCTACTTCAAGTCTATTTAACTTTGCTCTTGCTTGCTCTAGATTATCGGCTTCTGTTGTAAAGGTTATATACTTCATCTTTTTAAGTCCGTTATTCCCCTTTGCAAGTTGAAGCTTTAACATCTCCCTAAACTCTTTTCTTACATCGTCATAGAAGTCTCCTTTATCAGCAATTTTAATTGCATCTTGTAGGTCTTTATTTCTTCCTAATTGATTTACATATGAAAGTTCAATGTGGACACTTGGATCAAAAGAATTTAAAAAATTGGCAAATTGGTTAAAGATTAAATCTCTATCTTCTTCCAATGCCAACTGGTAATTTATATCTTGAAATGAAATTGTCTTTGAATAGTTTTTTTCATCTAACTGGCAAATGCCCTCTGGTAACATTCTTATATATGGAATAGTATCCTCAACTGTAAATCTCTTTTTCTCTTTCTTTAAAAGTACACTAAGAAGACTATTTGTTGGATCTTTCTTTGTTTTTAGCCTTCTTACTTCCTTTCGGTCTTTTTTTAATTGTTTTTCCCTTAGATTTAAGTCGCTGATTTGCTTTTTTCTTTGCTTCAAGGTATGCCTCCTTTCTTATTCTCTTAGTTGGTTGATAAAACTTATGAAGATAGAAAAATTTAAAATATTTTTCAAAAGTTAAGGTGTCTTTTTCATATAAGGTTATAAAAAAGATTGGCAGGGTTACTATTAGCATTACAATAATTGAAACATCATTAGGTAGATATTTCTTCATAAATATATAAGTTGGTATGCCAATTAGTCCTGCCACCGAAAAGCCTATAAGTTGTCTTTTGGTTAAGTTAAAGGCAACCTTTGTTTTTATCTTGTCCAAATCTTTTGGTATTGGTACATACGCCATTTCAATCTCCCTCTACTTCTTCTTTAGAAAGTTCAAGTATATGGTCATAATTAGATGTTGTTTCCTCTTCTAGGTAGCTAATTCTTTCTTCTAATTCTTCTTGTTTTTCTTCATTTCTGTCATTGTATTCTCCTTGATACATAACAAATTCATTGTGACATCTTCCGAGTCTATTTATTTTCCTCTTTAAGTTTCTAATCTCTTCATTTCTTTTTTTCTCTTTTAAAATTTCATAAGTTCCTCCCAATAAAATTCCAAGTCCCAATAAAGCACAATTTTTCTTTTTTAACATTTATTCCTCCTAGTGCGTATTCATAATACTTTTTGCAACTGTTCCACTCTTAAACATCATAAGTCCAAGTAGTAGAGCATATCCTAATATACTAAACAAGCTTGCGTGAATATCTGTAACCTGTACCGTTCTTATTAAAACGGTGTAGATACCTAAACATACCATCAAAAACAAACCTTGTAGTCCCAAGGCAAAAAGTCCCTTGATATAATTTGTTCCAATCTGACCCCATTCTTTATTTCCCATAGTCGCAAATGGTATGGATGATACTGATGAGTAGACATATATTTCAAACATACGCCCATATACTATTAAGGTAATAGTTAAAGATATACATTGAATTGCAATCCTTACAAGGCTTGTTTCAACTAATATCATTATTAATGCACCAACATCTTTTTCTTTTAATGTATCAACCATTGCAACTATCTGATCTCCTGAAACAGTGGCAGAAGTAGTGATTACCCCTGCCGCTTTGTTTACAAGATTTTGTGCCACATCAAAGACTGCCATTGAAAATTCAAAGGCATGGCTTGCAAGGTAGACTGCTATAAACATCTTTATAATGTATTTGAAAAACTCAAAAGTATCTGTATCATGCATATTATTCTTTTGCATAACCATATTTATGAGTTCAATACATAATACTGCTGTTATGATAAGACCTGCTATTGGAACAATTACATTGTCATTAATGTTTTTAATGAAGTTATACACTTCTCCATTCCAACCCATTGGTGTCTTTCCAACATCAGTTGCAATAACTCCTACCTTGTCATTTATATCTAAGAACATGGACTCAAGATTTGCTTTGATACCTCCGAGTAGCATATCCTTAAAAAATTCAGTTAGCTTGTCAAAGATACCAAACATAGACTTTCTCCTAATTTAAAGCATTTGCAAGTAGTGGAATTAATTTAATACCGATTAGCACAATTCCTCCACCAGCCATAAGCTGCTTTATGCCTAATTAAAGATTGTAAAATACTTGTAGTGTGTCTGTATTTCCTATGAAATT
Above is a window of Fastidiosipila sanguinis DNA encoding:
- a CDS encoding C40 family peptidase; this encodes MDKKLKKDFQKKIIRNRDAPEQNIDSKLVHSDDYTNKIIKTKDRFGDKISEKESKLIHENVLSKEQKQDKLKDFQKSKNKERIRKEALDNKDKAEEIKQANLEIKTDESFKLDVDFKKVNFDSENSRNINSNKLTTDDISAKAQPISNKKTSRKRQVLKNYEDKLIHSKDKFQDKINEKESKRIHTSEDKPIEAKKSKRIYRKDKHVLDEVSKNESNTNIDKKQKQKLYQEKKFRDKGKISNEIDKENKLSVVDTDKTFDNSEVKDNNLEFIKDEKETSLKSSEQRKVNKKKTYYKRKNYESDKFTRKKIDDLKNESKKFLTKDSKKAQDVKDFISDKKIGELEKSKSKLKDNILKNKTKGSLSSGVLLSGAKSSELVRDYLSSGSDNTGVESGEKAANVSSKLQHGIRKYKLDKKKKSLKKLSKLDKKIKKRKSKLEFKSGLEDLKKSDAYIKKNRFKKFYQRKQMKSMIAKKHETRLVDRVKKAILSLGKASKELIVRKSKMVLFLVIGLGLMLSIMIGGGSVGMSGLSNSVNSVMTTTYLSQDTVLSEVNQEFSSMEYDLQSQIESVKTSHPGYDEYIINKEGEIGHNTHELLSYITSRCGEVKSATEVKGILKELFDKMYKLDFKEEIEIRTRTVAKTRYDSRGNPYTSYEKEEYEYKKLIVTLKKKEMDEVVREIFKDYPDNVVHYEALLEAKGNMGDVFGSGNGDLGEIVDNPNFGNPGLAFDSETTKALFNEAEKHIGKRYVFGASGPSNFDCSGFVCWSFTKSGVKRMPRTTAWRIYKDYCNPVSPSEAQPGDIIFFHSTYNSGTPISHVGIYAGNGMMIHAGDPIQYTSINSKYWKSHFYGFGRPR
- a CDS encoding VirB4-like conjugal transfer ATPase, CD1110 family, encoding MKQRKKQISDLNLREKQLKKDRKEVRRLKTKKDPTNSLLSVLLKKEKKRFTVEDTIPYIRMLPEGICQLDEKNYSKTISFQDINYQLALEEDRDLIFNQFANFLNSFDPSVHIELSYVNQLGRNKDLQDAIKIADKGDFYDDVRKEFREMLKLQLAKGNNGLKKMKYITFTTEADNLEQARAKLNRLEVDILSNFKSMGVRAESLDGEERLRLVHDMLNPDKNFDFSYKDLKKKESTKSHITPNIFNFSPANSFKFGKYIGAVSHFQILASELSDRMLSEFLDIDDNIYVAFHIDVVEQAEAIKLIKRKNTDLDRMKIEEQKKAVRAGYDMDIIPSDINTFGADVKSMLSDLQNRDERLFVVTIVMMNFARTNQKLENTIAQISSIANRHNCQVKRLSHQQEQGLVSVLPLGINQVEIKRFLTSSSTAVFMPFTTEELFIDSANSLYYGLNALSQNLIMADRKKLKNPNGLILGTPGSGKSFSAKREMANAILVTDDDVIICDPEGEYSNLVKQFNGEVIKVSAKSKDYLNPLDINMNYGDGDAPLKDKANFIMSMLELVVGGSGLTAAEKSVIDRCLPKIYQKYFEDPKPENMPILGDLYDMLLSQEEGVGRKLATEMEIYVKGSLNVFNNRSNVDLNRQLLCFDIKELGTQLKKIGMLVIQDQVWNKVSLNRGSKSTRYYIDEFHLLLKDPQTASYSVEIWKRFRKWGGIPTGITQNVKDLLTSQEIENIFDNTDFVLMLNQASGDRDILAKKLKISPYQLNYITNSNAGEGLLFFGNTIVPFIDKFPKDTMLYKLMTTKPEEAK
- a CDS encoding PrgI family protein codes for the protein MAYVPIPKDLDKIKTKVAFNLTKRQLIGFSVAGLIGIPTYIFMKKYLPNDVSIIVMLIVTLPIFFITLYEKDTLTFEKYFKFFYLHKFYQPTKRIRKEAYLEAKKKANQRLKSKGKTIKKRPKGSKKAKNKERSNK
- a CDS encoding VirB6/TrbL-like conjugal transfer protein, CD1112 family, with amino-acid sequence MFGIFDKLTEFFKDMLLGGIKANLESMFLDINDKVGVIATDVGKTPMGWNGEVYNFIKNINDNVIVPIAGLIITAVLCIELINMVMQKNNMHDTDTFEFFKYIIKMFIAVYLASHAFEFSMAVFDVAQNLVNKAAGVITTSATVSGDQIVAMVDTLKEKDVGALIMILVETSLVRIAIQCISLTITLIVYGRMFEIYVYSSVSSIPFATMGNKEWGQIGTNYIKGLFALGLQGLFLMVCLGIYTVLIRTVQVTDIHASLFSILGYALLLGLMMFKSGTVAKSIMNTH